In Acomys russatus chromosome 16, mAcoRus1.1, whole genome shotgun sequence, the DNA window tcctcctgcctctaccttatGGATATGCTCCTGCTAGGAACAAAGCCCAGGGGTCTGTAAATGCTAGGCAGGTAGTCTGTCAACGGATCTACACCCCCAGTCCCTCCACCCGAGTCTTAACCCAATAATGTTCCTTCAGACCTTGCCGTTCCCCAGAACCCCCaacccatccctcccttcctccctccctctctccctccctgcttttcATCTTTGGGAAGCCGCCCACACTGTTCCTTTCCAAGGCTGAATCTGAGCAGGTcttcgtggtggtggtggtggtggtggtggtggtggtggtgtgttgcTGTTTTCTGGGTCACCGCAGAGGAAGCTGGGAGATTAGGGATATGGGTCAAGACAGTGAGGGTTGCGTCGTACTGTCCACTTGTCCAGCAAGGACTTTACTGGCTGCAGAGTGCTGTGACCTCAGGCTCAGAACTGTCCCTGCTTTGGGAACCTGGGATGCTGGGCAGGATTGGACAGAGAGACATAGCAAGGTGGATTGTGAACAGTGTCAGGGAAAATGGCTCTGGTGTAGAGGCCTGGCGCCTTCTGCCTGGGGTTAACCCTGGCAGACACTCTCTGGTACCTGGGCACCTAGCTGTGTAAGCTCCCTGGCCAGAGAATGTTAAGCTGTTGCTGTGCTGGTCTGGTCTTGCCCAGCCAGGTGCCCTGTGGTGGAGGAGAGTTTTTCTGGTGCCAATCTCTGGGGGAGAGGGCAGCATCTTGGAAGGCTTAAGAGCCAAATATGATGAAAATGTACCCTGTTGTTCCCACTTTGGTTTGACACTCCCCGACGGTGGAGTGGATTGCGGCCTTTTGCTGTCAAACACAAGCCCCTTAGGGCACCACCTCTCCCTCAGTTGCATGCATGAGCCGTTCCTCCAGCTCGGCTGACCCTTGTCCCTCTCTGGGTCCCCTCTGCCAGCTGTGCAGCGCATCGCTGAGTCCCACCTGCAGACCATCAGCAACTTGAGCGAGAACCAGgcatcagaggaagaggatgagttGGGGGAGCTTCGGGAGCTGGGGTACCCaagagaggatgaagaggaggatgaggatgaggatgaagaggaggatgaggaagaagacagCCAGGCGGAGGTCCCGAAAGGCAGCAGGATGATTGGTAAGCTGAAGGGACTGTGGTCTGTGGTTTCTGCTGCCATGGGTCAGGCATGGCTCTTCCAGAAGGATCTTGTGATGCCCTCTGTGGCCAGCTCCTGAGACCTggcattccccccaccccctcccccaccccatgctagTTTAGGTTAATCCTTTATCTGATTAAGTTTTCCCCATTGCTCATCCCTTTCTGAAAATTTAGGCAAGGCACAGGACAATTGGACTCACTCCCCACAGAAGTGAATTATGAGGAGGTTCAGaggcaaaaagaaaacccaacattCCATTTCCTGCAGTTCTGAACCTAGCAtgttccctctccccctccccctccctcctcctctcctctcctctcccctcccctctctgtctctctctgtctctctctctgtgtctctgtctctctctgtctctctctttgtctctctgtctctctctgtctctgtctctctctgtctctgtctctctctgtctgtctctgtctctctgtgtctctgtctctgtctctctctgtgtctgtctgtctgtctgtctgtctgtctgtctgtctgtctctctctctctctctctctctctctctctctctctctctctctctctctctctctctctctctctctctctctctcttttctctctggttttctgGTCTCTTCTCTCCAGGATCCCTGACCCTAGTCTCTTTCCTTACTAGGAAAGGGCGAGAGAGTGCCCTCTAGTGTCCAGATGTAGAATCGAGGATTTAAGAGCCAGTCAGGCATCTAAAACCTACACAGGAGGCTTTAGAGCCAGAGAACCTATAGGAGACCCTGACACCCAGGCAACTAGGCAGAAAGACCTCACCCCCTCCCGTGGTTGTGTCCTTCATGCCACAAGAGGCTATGCTTCATCTATTTCACTTGGTGCACATTATGCTTTTGGGAATGACAAGCAGTCTCCCTCTTAAAGCGTTTGGtccttagctgggtggtggtggcgcacgcctttaatcctaacacttgggaggcagaggcaggtggatctctgtgagttcgaggccagcctggtctacaaagtgagttcaggatggccagggctacacagagagaccctgtttcgaattaaaaaaaaaaaaaaaaaagcttcggTTCTTGAGCTGAGACAAGATGACTTGGATctcctctctgcatctctggTTGTGAGGACATCAGAAGGCTGGAAAGGCTGAGTGAACtccttctgagagagagagacatacaccaCCAGAACACATAGACAAATTGATGACAGCTGCTCCACTTCTAGCACTCCCGAGTGACTCTTAGGGAACCAGCTCTGTGGCGATTGAGAGGGCAGGATCTCATGGTGCAATCCAGGTCGGCCTGAATCTGAACAATGTTtctcaggttgaccttgaactcaaagcaatcctcctgcttcagtctcctgactGCTGGCATTACTGGCATAAGCCTACTCACCCAGCTTCCTGGAGGTATTATGTTATCTaaggtaatatttttctttttcttttcgagaagggtttctctgtgtagccttggctgtcctagactcactttgtagaccaggctggcctcaaactcacagcgatccgactacctctgcctcctgagtgctatgattaaaggcgtgcgccaccatgcccggcttctaaGGTAATCTACACTGATCTTCTTACTTAGCATTTCCTTCAGAAGTGTGCTTGTGAACTAAGTCACGCGGCCAGTCATAGGGAGGATTCAATCCAGTGTTCTGCCGCGATGTCTTGGAAGCTTGACTCAAGCCATCAGACTGCACTAGATGGGTCCTCCACCTGTAGCTGTGTACCCTCTTTTTTCCAGTGGGGCAGAAGCTAACTTGTGGGCAGGGTCTGGAGGGGCCCTGGGAGCGCCCACCTCCCCTGGATGAACCCCAGAGAGATGGAAACTCTGAGGACCAAGCGACACTGAGTGGTGAGCTTTGAAGCAAGGAGTTGGGAGGGAGCTGGAAACCTCCCGGGCCAAGCCAGGCCTTCAGCCTTCTTTGTCTTTCAGAGCCTGGAAAGGAGTCCCAGCACCCTACTCCTGAGCCCGGCACATAAGCTCAGAGTCCTGCATCTCCCAGGAGGAAGTGCTCCCCCAGAAACCCACTCTGTCCCCACCCTACTTTGTACCCTTCCTTTCACCTGCTAGGGCTGCGGCTTCTGACTTCTAGAAGACTAAGGCTGGTCTGTTTGCTTTGGCTGAAGCCCAGAGTCCCCGATGCCTCTCCCTgccagtcagttctctcctattTACccggtgggaggggggaggggggaggggggaggggaagagagccCACATTGGAAAACCCAGAAGGCCAGAAACAAATATTCGCCCTTCACAATTTCTCCTCTCCAGATCCGCTCCCTTAGGCATAGGAGACCCACAGGGCAGGCCCTAAGATCTGGGGAAAGGAGGTGCTGAAAGCCACCTGCAGATGCCCTGAGATCTCCAACCCTCTTCCTATGGGAGTaggagtgggtggggggagcTTTAAGTCCCCACCCCTCTCACAGACTTCCACCAGGGCCCAGGCCTCAGGCATTCCTTTGCACAGCCTCGACATTTCGGATGTCTTCCCCACCGTCCCATTCCTGCTGGGTGCCTCCAAGATGGACTGGCAGAGGCTGCTTGTTGCGTTTTGTTTGTGCTTTGGTGCCAGAAATGCCACTTAGTGTATGTCCTTAGAGGGGCCACACAGTGAGGGGGAACCTGGTTCCCCTTGTCCTCTGGCTGCTTGGctctcttcccatttcttccctgactccaGCCCTGAACCCCCTCAATGCTGTAATAAATCTTTGTAAATAATTCTCCTGAGATTCGTCTttcaggggagggaggagagagcaggaaaTAATGGCATGTTCTAACAAGGAAAATGGTGGTTATCTAAGGGTCAGAATCGTGACCCTGGTGTCCAGCCCTTCCCAGGGGCCATTTCTGCATACAACAGACATTAAGCATGACAGAAATACTAGCTCCTGAGGGAGATGACTAAAAAACCAAGGGAGAACAAAAGCCCTTTGAAAGTGTGTGATGGATGTGATGATGTACATAATCTCAGCCTTTGGAAGGTTGAAGAAGGAGGATcccgagttcgaggccaacctgagacTCTGAcgccaaaacaaaaaataatgtttttgttgttgttgttgtttttgttttttgcaaggGATCTGTGCCCTCATATCGCCCCCTCATACAGTTTCCCTTTACCCCACAGGGCCAGCCCTGTCTGGTCTAATAACCATGACATCCTAGagttctttcctgtcttcctgcaTGCTCTTTAAACAGCCTAACTTTGGCTGCGGCTCAACTTCCGGCTCTTGAGTCTGAGGCTCCGGGTGCAGAGCAATGGGACTGGGGCGGAGCTTCAGGGCCACACGATTCCCGGTTTGCCTTTGGGGCGGGCTCAGCGGCGGAAGTCGCGGCGCTGGGGGATCTCCTTCCGCTCTGTGGAGTTGCTTGGGCCGTGGAGCGGGACtgcggctgaggcaggaagagtggggGCCGTGGTGACATAAAGCAGGTGGGTCCTGCAGCGGTCGCTGGGACCGGGTGGTGGTATGAGAGCTGTCCCTAGCTGACGGATTCGGCTTCCCTGCCCGGTGTCCGTCTTTGGTTCGGTCCGGCCCTTCCCACGCCCCTCGCGCTCCGGTTCCgcccccttcctctctgctcgCTCCTTTGCTAGCCCGGTTGGGGTCGGGCTGTCTTCGTCCTCTGGTCGCTTTCCTAAGCCTTCTTCTTTATAATAGGAGACGAGGCGAGGAGTTGGTATCTGAGTATTATGGGGCAATGGTAGGGCGTGGGAAGGGGTCAGAAACACGAGGAGGAAAACATACTTTCCAATAGTCTGCATCTCTGCCACCCCCTGTTTTCCCCAGCTTCCGCTGGAAACATCCACGCATAGCTTCCTAATGATTTCAGAAAGGCCCTTTAAAACTTTTGACTCCTCAGAAGTGCCTCTTATCAATGGCTCTCATTCCTGACGTGCTCCCACCTTTTGACCCCCTATATTTCCTGATTTTCCCTCTTACCTCTCTGACAAGAGGTCAGAAGTACCTCTTTACTCTCTCTCTGGCCCAACCCACTTCTCTGTGCGCTGATCTTGACGATGCCAGCGCTGTCAAGCTGTCTATGGGACGCCAGCGCTTCAGACGGAGCTCGCATGCTTTGAACCTGAGCTGGTCTTTTCTCTGTAAATTCACTCTTCCGCTCCTGTCCTATGTCGAAGAAAAACTCCGGAATTGCCTTCCATCCTACACCCTCAGTTTGCTCAGAGGTGTCAGGATAGCTAACTTCCTGAACCTTCTCTGTCACCACCCTTATGGAGATGTTTCTCAGCAACTTACTGTCCTGACTGCTTGCAGCCCAGCCCGAGCTCCAAACTCTGGCTCTTGTAGACTTTTTAGATTACAAGTCTGATTGTGTCATTTACTTCCTTACAGCCTCTTGCTTGCTTCTCATTGTCTGTGGGGAAAGGCTGACTCCCCCAGAATATTTAGGGGAGTGCTCTATGGCCATGTGGCTCTGTGGGACAGGCCTTGCTCACTAAAGGGTCTTTTTGTCCTGGTGCCTTTGTATGCATTGGTGCCTCTTTCCTCTCAGACCTGCTGGGCCTCCTCCTAACTTGTCCTTCAGTGTCCTGCATGGGCAGCACCCATCTCCTACCTCATTCATCTCCACCCGGAAGGTTGGGCACCCCTCTGTCCTCTGAGCATCCTTACCATCATAGCTGAGGTTTTAGACCCATGGACCAGCCTACTTGGGCTCTTAGGTTGTTTTGAGACCTTGGTGAGGGAGAGCAGTacctccccccttccctttcttcatttGGAAAATGGTGGTAGCAATGTCTTTCTACCTTgtagagtttttttaaaaattaatatttatttatttgttattatgtatacagtactctgcctgcatgcacacctgcaggccagaagagggcatcagatcatgttatagatggttgtgagccaccatgtggttgctgggaattgaactcatgacctctggaagagcagtcagtgctcttaactgctgagccatctctccagcccctaccttgTAAAGTTGTGAGGATAAATGAAGTAGCGTATGCATAAAACTACCAGGCCTGTGAGTGCCTAATAAACACAGTTAACATGACTTAGGTAGGAAAGAACACTCCAGTTCTCTGTCTGGTGGTGATGTTTACTTTCATGAGCTGCTTGAGGATGACAGGTGTGGCTGGCTTCTCATTCTGTCCCTGGGTCCTAAATGAAATCTTAGGCTCACTAGGAACAGAATCTGGATTTACTGAGTAAAGATTCGGGGTGAAAAAGATCCAGGCTTTTGGGTTTCATTTCCAGCACTGCccgctccaccccacccccaccccacccccgcaaaagCAAGGCAGTAGTcgacggtggtgcacgcctttaatcccagcactcgggaggcagaggcaggtggatctctgagtttgaggccagcctggtctgtagagggagttccaggacagccagggctatgcagagaaaccgtatcttggaaaaacaaaaaacaaaaaggtatcAGGACTGGCACTGTGGGATGGGGTTAGCTGGAGCAGTAGTTCAGTAGTGGAGCATTTGCCCAGGTCTAGCACTGAAGACAACAGAAAAGACCCAGGCCTGACTGGGTCTGCTCAGGAAGACAGTGGGTAAATGCCACGTGGTCAGCGGTCTTCTCTAGCCAGAGGACTCTACCAAGAGCTCTACATCTGAGGGAGAGAAAGCCCAGAGGCtgcttttcaaataaatatgCTGACAGCAACAGCAAGGCCTTAAGGCAAGAGGGTGGGTTTAGTAGGGGTGGGGAGACCATCGTGAACgcagagaagagagagctggGTCTTCCTCTGCCGAGTGGTTCCTTTCTGTGATGGGCTGTGAGAAAGTATCCACTTAGGATAAGAAGGGGCAATGACACGGAGATGTCTAAAATGCTGGTGTTT includes these proteins:
- the Ppp1r1b gene encoding protein phosphatase 1 regulatory subunit 1B: MDRKKIQFSVPAPPSQLDPRQVEMIRRRRPTPAMLFRLSEHSSPEEEASPHQRTSGEGHHPKSKRPNPCAYTPPSLKAVQRIAESHLQTISNLSENQASEEEDELGELRELGYPREDEEEDEDEDEEEDEEEDSQAEVPKGSRMIVGQKLTCGQGLEGPWERPPPLDEPQRDGNSEDQATLSGEL